From the genome of Naumovozyma castellii chromosome 7, complete genome:
CCAAAGCATTCCGAAAAAGATTATTAGCATATTTGGCTCAAATGCTATGCACGGTCTATCTCATATCGATATTGTGGTAGATTTGAATCCTTTCAAGGATCGTATCATGAAGAGGTATCTTGATGATccaacttttgaaaatatagatTACAAAATTCGTTTAGTTGGTTACATTTCCAAGATCTCGTTTGGTTGCGGAAGATCATCCAAAGACAGACAATTCTTCTATATTAATAAGAGGCCTATACAATATCAACAACTGGCTAAGTGCTGTAACGATGTTTACagattattcaataatgtaCAGAACCCTGCTATATTTTTAAACTTAGAAGTTTCTCCATCTTTAGTTGACGTCAATGTGACACCCGATAAGCGGACAGTGTTATTACACAACGAGAAATTGGTAATGGATCTAATCAAGACCTCATTAACAGAATATTTTAATGCGGAGGATTTCTCATTGCCTAAAAGAAGCGCAACTGTAATGAAAACTACTATTCCACCCAAAAGAATCAAGACGGAAACAGAATATTCTTCAAGCCAAGAGTTACTTAATGCCTTTCAAGAAGATGTGAAGAGGCAGGTCACTATTAGTAAAGATGCCATTCCATATGAGGTTAGTATAATGGACAAAACAAACATACGTGATCAAAGATTGGAGGAATCAGATGAAAAAGAAGTAGGGGTGCAAACAACGTTAGCCATTGAATTAAGAGGCGATGGGGAACACGAACCAACCAATACAGACGAACAGTGGACCGATAATCCCCATAGGTCACCAAGCTTAACAGTATCAGAAGAATATGTGGATAATAACGCTGCGGATAGTCTTGAAAGACCATTGGAATCTTTAGAGGGCACTGCCTCTTTAAATGACGATATTGTCAAAGTGACAATTGCAAATGAACGGAGTGAACAAGAACTTGTAAGGGAAGAGGGCAATTTAGTAGGGCTCGTTGCAGATGAAGTGGCAAACAAGGATGATGTCTCGACAAATGATGAGGAGATTGATGATGTCTTTCTAGATGAACCTACAGTAAAGCAAGAATTGAATGTTTGTTCATCCTCAATGGGCAACAGCTCTGACAAGATTAGGCTACTAAGTGATTACAAACCATCTAATAATACCCGTCTGTATTCACTCAAACGGAATTTGAGACTTCCTTCTCTCAAACGACTCATTTCGACAGGGATTGACATTAGAGGTAAATTAGATTCCGAAAATAGTCTGCTAGCGGAGGACGGGATTTCCTCCTTCGAGGATAAAAACTCAGAACTTTTGGAAGATAGTCTTCAACATCTGACATTGACGGTAAAGAAGCcagattttaaaaaaatggtaataataGGACAATTCAACCTTGGGTTCATTGTTGTCACGAGGAAACTGGATAATAAGTATGATTTATTCATTGTTGATCAGCATGCAAGTGATGAAAAATACAACTTTGAAATGTTGCAGAAGGAGACAGTATTCAACTCGCAGAGGCTGATAGCACCGCAGCCTATGGATCTGAGtataattgatgaattggtCGTTATAGATAATAAAcaagtttttgaaaaaaatggcTTCAAGTTatccattgatgaagacGCTGCTCAAGGAAGGAAAATCAAACTTCTTAGTCTCCCGGTTTCGAAGAAGACAGTGTTTGGTCTTGATGATTTCGATGAGTTAATCCATTTAGTGAAGGAAAACAATACATCAGATAATGGTACGATCCGTTGTTCGAAAATTCGTTCAATGTTCGCCATGAGAGCATGTCGAAGCAGTATAATGATTGGAAAACCATTGACGACGAAGATCATGACAAGGGTGGTTCATCACTTAGGGGATTTAGACAAACCATGGAATTGCCCGCATGGTCGCCCCACTATGAGACACTTAGCCGAATTGGGGAATTGGACGTCATTTACGGACGACTACTCTTTGTAAACGTTCTAGACTACGTAAAGTTaaatttatagaatttATGGAAATAGGCAACTAAGTTTAAAACTTAATGTGAATGGTCCTCAAGTTTCCATTGAAGTTGTTAGGTAAATTTATCTTCAGAAGGAGTGAATGAATGTGCAAGTAAGAGAAGAATGATCTGCAAGCCAACGAAGCAGTAACGACGACGAAAATACAGTAGAAACAAGCTTAACGCCCTTGCTCGAAGCTAATTATCCAGGGGGTAAAAATCGGATTGGCATTTACATTGAGATTTGCAAGCAAGTTACGGGAAAGCCAGAGAAACTGGAGGATTTGCACGAATACCGAGGGCATGAATCGGGCCACCACCTTGCAAGTCCTTGcataagaagaaatctgGTTTCTCTCGAGCACGCTGCGTCCGTTCACTGGACCCTGGAGAACCACACGCACAAAAACATATACTATTTTGGTCCAGGAAATTTCCGCAAGGGGCACGCGTGGTGTCTGTGCCAGAAACGGATGGGACAAAGATGATCCAGAATGGGGTGGACTTGGCCAACAGTTCCAGTGTCTCTGAGAAACATAAGCCTAAGGTGCAGACCCATGCATACTGACATAACATAATGCACTCCCTACTTGCGGATCATGGACCTTATTTTTTAGATGCATGCTGACTTACGCACACTGATATTCCGTTCAGCGGTATGTCGATGAAAATCTTTCCTCTCAACGCTTGCTGTATCTAATACGTGGACAACTGCGTCCTCATTGTGCTCCCTCTTTTTAGTCCTGAAGCCCAATTTGAATGTTTCACGATAATCCCATAGTCCATGCGGTTTTCGTCTGTAGTTGTTTTACTCCCTCCAAAGGGTTTAACTAATGTTGAATATATAAACCTGAGaccttttcaaaattgcAAGTGGTACTTACCGTCAAATGAAAGAGAGTAAATCAtccaaaaaattattgcGTTCTCATAAATAATCTGAAAGTCAAATACGGATATTTTGTTAGcctttttggaaaaaaattaaatctAAATGCGTCCTTCAAGCGTTTTGACCAACTTGGTCCTTTCGCTTTTATTTTATGCAAGCCCCATTTGGGCTATAACCACAACTATTGATGGGATTCCAGTTGTCTATGAAACTGTTACTCAAACAGTAACGAATCCCACAGGAACATTAGCTATTCAAACTAATTATTATGTTGGTGTTCCAAGTGCAACTAGTTCCTCGGTTTATTCAACCTCACTACCATCGAGCTCCTCATCTGTTCAATCAACAGCCGTCTCTTCGTCAAGTGTAGTGTCAAGTTCTATTTCAAGTTCTGAGCTCATTACTTCGTCCACGACTGTGTACAGTGCCTCTAGCTCAACTCCAGTTTCCAGTTCTGTTGAATTGTCAAGCTCAGCTCCAGTTTCCAGTTCTATTCTATTAAGCAGTTCTGCTGCTACTTCTAGTGCTACCTCTAGCTCAGCTCCAGTTTCCAGTTCTGTTGAATTGTCAAGCTCTGCTCCAGTTTCCAGTTCTATTCTATTAAGCAGTTCTGCTGCTACTTCTAGTGCTGCCTCTAGCTCAGCTCCAGTTTCCAGTTCTGTTGAATTGTCAAGCTCTGCTCCAGTTTCCAGTTCTATTCTATTAAGCAGTTCTGCTGCTACTTCTAGTGCTGCCTCTAGTTCAGCTCCAGTTTCCAGTTCTGTTGAATTGTCAAGCTCAGCTCCAGTTTCCAGTTCTATTCTATTAAGCAGTTCTGCTGCTACTTCTAGTGCTGCCTCTAGTTCAGCTCCAGTTTCCAGTTCTGTTGAATTGTCAAGCTCAGCTCCAGTTTCCAGTTCTATTCTATTAAGCAGTTCTTCGAATTCCTTCGTGGTCCCACCTCCATACACTACCACTGTCGTTTCTGGTACTTCTAGCGAGACCGATATTGTTTCCTACTACTCTACTACCGACTCTTCTGGTGTCCCAGTCACTGGTACCACCACTGTTGTAGTTTCTGGTTCGTCCTCGAACTCCTTCGTGGTGCCACCTCCATACACTACCACTGTCATTTCTGGTACTTCTAGCGAGACCGATATTGTTTCCTACTACTCTACTACCGACTCTTCTGGTGTCCCAGTCACTGGTACCACCACTGTTGTAGTTTCTGGTTCGTCCTCGAATTCCTTCGTGGTCCCACCTCCATACACTACCACTGTCGTTTCTGGTACTTCATCTCAAACCGATATTGTTTCGTTCTACACCACCACCGATTCCTCTGGTAAGCCAACTACTGTTGCCACCACCTACCCAATCGGTGCTTCAAGCTCTGTTTCCGGTGTTCCACCTCCATACACTACTACCATTGTGTCTGGCCNNACTACCACTGTCGTTTCTGGTACTTCTAGCGAGACCGATAT
Proteins encoded in this window:
- the PMS1 gene encoding ATP-binding mismatch repair protein (ancestral locus Anc_2.212) yields the protein MSTISAINEKDIHRLTSGQVIVDLVSAVKELVDNSIDAHSSQIELTFRDNGLEYFECSDDGDGIAPENYSSLALKYHTSKITSFQDVSSAQTLGFRGEALSSLCGVVSKFSVITTIEPPRADALEYARDGSLVTRSTATRNKGSTFQVHKLFDTLPVRRKEFERTVKRQFTKCINLLQSYAIIQENIKFTVWNISSKGRKSSVLTTTGHQSIPKKIISIFGSNAMHGLSHIDIVVDLNPFKDRIMKRYLDDPTFENIDYKIRLVGYISKISFGCGRSSKDRQFFYINKRPIQYQQLAKCCNDVYRLFNNVQNPAIFLNLEVSPSLVDVNVTPDKRTVLLHNEKLVMDLIKTSLTEYFNAEDFSLPKRSATVMKTTIPPKRIKTETEYSSSQELLNAFQEDVKRQVTISKDAIPYEVSIMDKTNIRDQRLEESDEKEVGVQTTLAIELRGDGEHEPTNTDEQWTDNPHRSPSLTVSEEYVDNNAADSLERPLESLEGTASLNDDIVKVTIANERSEQELVREEGNLVGLVADEVANKDDVSTNDEEIDDVFLDEPTVKQELNVCSSSMGNSSDKIRLLSDYKPSNNTRLYSLKRNLRLPSLKRLISTGIDIRGKLDSENSLLAEDGISSFEDKNSELLEDSLQHLTLTVKKPDFKKMVIIGQFNLGFIVVTRKLDNKYDLFIVDQHASDEKYNFEMLQKETVFNSQRLIAPQPMDLSIIDELVVIDNKQVFEKNGFKLSIDEDAAQGRKIKLLSLPVSKKTVFGLDDFDELIHLVKENNTSDNGTIRCSKIRSMFAMRACRSSIMIGKPLTTKIMTRVVHHLGDLDKPWNCPHGRPTMRHLAELGNWTSFTDDYSL